From Mercenaria mercenaria strain notata chromosome 17, MADL_Memer_1, whole genome shotgun sequence, the proteins below share one genomic window:
- the LOC123536528 gene encoding uncharacterized protein LOC123536528, whose amino-acid sequence MDKQWKHLLLSILLVTSNICQIVGQNYDESTDFDEFELPGAEGYTDNLQKRLSKFVRIGRGLSSFIRIGRQVPFEELDFYQSADIPHAIDNENGDTDNSAFFELEPENINKPSKRLSSFVRIGRNYNGGNVLPENDVNKRAAAFIRMGKFPTSAFLRNRPGRVDGYNSQPYYRRTGRIGHSSFIRIGKRDTSDALRRMSENENQYENGDLIQQLKNAQSDDEIESILKTDNSRYLKIGRDVEDESIEKGINETDNKRYLKIGRDVEDESSEKDTEISSLAAAQDDKTVESLDKRLSNFVRIGKGGPSPIEYPYNWPDTQQQKRLSNFVRIGRNSDNLDKRISSFVRIGRGRNLADDIAKRRVSSFVRIGKKSKTIDPNTEQRTRPLVGTLKSTDFNNGNKAKRISSFVRIGKNPEQLDNEMNKRYSSFVRIGKSGNSLENDLAKRYSSFVRIGRNYPQSENEYNKRLSSFIRVGKNNPGTDNEYNKRYSSFVRIGKDSPSIIDNAAKRYSSFVRIGKNSDDFDPSYDKRLSSFIRVGKEMNGMRNYPEDTQSGDSYKDQTRKIEKRAASTEQINKKVNM is encoded by the exons ATGGACAAACAATGGAAGCATCTACTGCTTAGCATTCTCCTGGTAACCAGTAACATCTGTCAAATTGTCGGACAAAACTACGACGAATcaacagattttgatgaattcGAATTGCCTGGTGCGGAAGGTTATACAGATAATTTACAAAAGAGACTAAGCAAATTTGTGCGAATCGGTCGAGGCCTAAGTTCTTTCATTAGAATTGGAAGACAAGTTCCATTTGAAGAATTAGACTTTTACCAATCTGCAGATATTCCACATGCaattgataatgaaaatggtgATACCGACAATAGTGCCTTTTTTGAACTGGAACCGGAAAATATTAATAAACCTTCAAAACGACTAAGTTCATTTGTACGAATTGGACGGAATTATAACGGAGGAAATGTACTTCCAGAAAACGATGTTAATAAACGTGCGGCAGCTTTCATTCGCATGGGTAAATTTCCTACTTCCGCATTTCTGAGGAATCGCCCTGGAAGAGTTGATGGTTACAATTCGCAACCTTATTATCGTCGTACTGGTAGGATTGGCCATTCTTCATTTATTCGAATAGGGAAAAGGGATACCTCAGACGCTCTCAGACGCATGTCCGAAAATGAAAACCAGTATGAAAATGGAGATTTGATACAGCAGTTGAAAAATGCACAGAGTGATGATGAAATTGAATCCATACTCAAAACTGATAACAGCAGATATCTTAAAATTGGTAGGGACGTTGAAGATGAATCTATTGAAAAAGGTATAAATGAAACTGATAACAAAAGATATCTTAAGATCGGTAGAGACGTTGAGGATGAATCCAGTGAAAAGGATACTGAAATCTCGTCGCTCGCAGCTGCACAGGATGACAAAACGGTGGAATCACTCGATAAAAGACTGAGCAATTTCGTTCGTATCGGGAAAGGGGGTCCATCACCTATTGAATATCCATACAACTGGCCGGACACACAACAACAAAAGCGATTAAGCAATTTTGTCAGAATAG gaaGGAATAGTGATAACCTCGATAAAAGAATAAGTTCCTTCGTAAGAATTGGAAGAGGACGGAACCTGGCAGATGACATCGCGAAACGCCGAGTCAGTTCTTTTGTGAGAATAGGAAAGAAGTCCAAAACGATTGATCCAAATACTGAACAGAGAACCAGACCACTTGTTGGAACATTGAAATCAACTGACTTCAATAACGGAAACAAAGCGAAAAGAATAAGCTCATTTGTACGAATAGGAAAAAACCCAGAACAGTTAGATAATGAAATGAACAAGAGGTATAGTTCTTTCGTTAGAATCGGAAAAAGTGGCAACAGTCTGGAAAATGATTTGGCTAAAAGGTACAGTTCTTTTGTAAGAATCGGTCGAAATTATCCGCAGTCAGAAAATGAGTACAATAAACGTTTAAGTTCATTTATAAGAGTAGGAAAGAACAATCCCGGAACAGACAATGAATATAACAAACGTTACAGCAGCTTTGTAAGAATCGGAAAAGACAGTCCATCCATTATTGATAATGCTGCCAAAAGGTATAGTTCGTTCGTACGAATAGGAAAGAACAGCGACGATTTCGACCCTAGCTATGACAAAAGGCTGAGCTCTTTCATTCGTGTCGGAAAGGAAATGAATGGCATGAGAAATTATCCAGAGGATACGCAATCAGGCGACAGCTACAAAGATCAAAcacgtaaaatagaaaaaagagcAGCAAGTACTGAACAAATCaacaaaaaagtaaacatgtgA